The segment CTGTTGTCTATAACCCCATTTTGGAAGAGCTCTACTGGGCTGTACAGGGGGAAGGTGCGTATTGTAATGGACAAAGGATCGAGGTGAGCCCACAAAGCAAGCTTCAAAATGCACTGATCGCGACAGGATTCCCTTATGCCAAGGTCAATGCCGGCATTGAGTACCAGTGGGTGATCGACTGCATGACCAACCTGCTGCCGCATATCCAGGATATCCGCAGGCTGGGCGCAGCAGCAGTTGATCTATGCTATCTTGCCCATGGGAAGGTAGAAGCCTTCTATGAGATCGATCTCAAACCGTGGGATGTAGCTGCAGGGATCTTGATCGTACAGGAAGCCGGTGGACGGATCAGCAATGTGGACAATGCGCCATTTGATTTTGATGATAAAAGTATTGTTGCGAGCAATGGTAAAGTACATCAACAGCTGATAGACTATTTAGAGAAGATCTAAATACCTAAAGAGCCTGTTTTTTATTTGCTTTCTGATTTTTGAGGAAAGAAGTAGAGCATCACCAATAGCCATACCACAGCAAGGTCTATAGCCACATCTGCAAAGTTGAATACTGCAAAATCAAATCCACAATGCCAGGCAACATAATCCACTACGCCCCCATGCACAAAACGATCATACACATTACCCATTGCACCGCCTATCAGCAGCCCTACAGGAAAGGCATAACGCTTGATATACCCTTCTTTAAATACAAAGAACAATATCGCCACCACAAGGAGTGCCTGTATCCATTTAAGGGTAGGTCCGAGAAATGACAGCATAGAGAAAGCCACACCTTTATTATAGTGCAGCTCAAGGTCTATACATTGTCCCGGACGATAGTATCCCTCAATAAAAATCGATTTGATATTCTGGTCTATAATGAAGGTCCCCAAAAGGACCAGGAAAAAGACAGCAAAAGCTCTCATTAAGCTAATGCCCTTTTAAAGAATATTACACACTCTTGCATGATCTCTTCAACTTTTTTTTCATCTTTTCCCTCGAGCAAAAGGCGTATTTTATTTTCTGTTCCGGAGTAACGGAAAAGATGACGTATGCCTAACCCTTCAATTTTTTCTTTGAGGGCATCTAACCCTTCGATCGTATCAAAATCTCTTTTTTCCTGGATCAGAAGGTTCACTAAAAGTTGCGGGTACGACTCATAGGGATTAAATGCTTCACTCGCCTTTTTACCCGTCTCTACCAAGTATGCCAAAGCCTGCAGTGCGCTGGAGATACCATCTCCCGTCTTGGCATAATCTGAGAAAATGATATGCCCACTCTGCTCTCCACCAAAGTTCATCCCATATTGCTGCATCATCTCCACGACATTTTTATCTCCTACTGCAGAACGGTGGAGTGTAAGCCCCTGTGAAGTCAGATACTCACCAAGTCCCTGATTGCTCATCACTGTAGCAACCATCCCGTCACCTTTGAGTGTCCCTTGATTCTTAAGATGTACCGCAAGCACACCCATCAACTTATCTCCATCAACGACTTCACCCTTCTCATCTACCATCACAAGCCGATCCGCATCACCATCCAAGGCGATGCCCACATCTGCACGATATTCCAGAACCGCTTTTGCCAGATACTCCGGATACATCGCTCCACATCCTTCATTGATGTTAAATCCGTTAGGCTTGTCACATAACACCACAACCTCTGCACCAAGCTCCTGTAGGATCGTAGGGCCGACAATATATCCCGCTCCGTTCGCACAGTCAATTACGACACGTTTACCCGATAGAGTAGCTGTTTCGGGAAAAGAGTTTTTGATATGTACGATGTACCGACCGACCACATCATCTATTCTTTTTGATTTCCCAATCTCTTTACCTGTCACCTGTGCTGTTTCTATCTGCGCATCGTCCTCATAGATCGCTTCTATCTCTTTCTCTTTTTCACGGTTCAATTTGTTTCCGTCCCAGTCAAAGAACTTAATACCGTTATCATAATAGGGATTATGGCTTGCAGAGATCATGATCCCTGCATCACAACGCATGTTCGCTGTTAAAAATGCAATGGCCGGTGTAGGCATAGGCCCTATCTGTATCACATCAAACCCTACAGCAGTAAGCCCCGAGACCATAGCGTTTTCTATCATGTACCCACTACGTCTGGTATCTTTTCCTACCAATATTTTGTTGGTTCTGCTGAATCGTTTAAAATAGATGCCTGTGGCCATAGCCAAGCGCATGGCATGCACTGCACTGACTTTTTTCCCTGCTTTGCCGCGTACACCATCTGTTCCAAAAAGTTCCAAGTTAATTCCTTAATAGGGTTTTGCACTATCCCCTTGATTCTATGGCTCTCATTTTAACGCAAATTTAATTAACATTCCTCTATAAACACTACACCACTCTCTTCATCCAATTCATCTTCCATGGTATTACATTAATAAATCTTTAATCTTTATTTGGCTATTATTCGCGAACTATTTTCACTCTAATTTATTGAGTAATAACAATATACCTATAAAGGAAACAACATGGCACACCATAAGTCAGCAAAAAAACGTATTTTGCAAACTGCTGTAAGAACTGAAAGAAACAGATACTACAGAACGAGAATCAAAAACATCACAAAAGCAGTACTTGAAGCAGTAGCAGCAGAAGATAAAGCAGCAGCGGCAGCAGCTTTCGCAACAGCGAACAAACAAATCCACTCACTGGTAAGCAAAGGTTTCATCAAGAAAACAACTGCTGCGAGAAAAGTAAGCCGTCTTCATAAAATGGTAAATGCTATCGAAGCTGCATAAGCAGTCTCGATACACCCTCACTAAAATCACAATCTAACACAAAGAACGCCTATGTTCAAAGAAAAACTTCAACCTTTCATCGACAGATACAATGAACTCAGTGAACTCCTAAGTTCCCCGGATATCACCAGTGACATTAAGCGCATGACAGAACTCAGTAAAGAGCAGTCTGACCTTGGTCCCTTGGTAGAGAGAGCAAATCTTTACGTTGAAACTGCTGATGCCATAAAAGAGAATAAAGAACTTTTAGGGGATGCAGAGCTTGGTGACCTTGCAAAAGAGGAGCTCAGTGAGTTAGAGCCAATGCTGCCTGCCCTGGAAGAAGAAATTAAAATCCTTATGATCCCGAAAGACAAAAATGATGACAAAAATATCTTTCTTGAACTGCGGGCAGGTGCAGGGGGAGACGAGAGTGCCCTTTTTGTGGCAGATGTCTTCAAAATGTACTCACGCTATGCAGAACAGATGGGATGGAAAATAGAGATCGTCAGTACCAATGAAGGGACTTCAGGGGGGTATAAAGAGCTTATCGCCCAAATTAAAGGCGGCAGTGTCTATTCCAAACTGAAATACGAAGCAGGCACACACCGTGTGCAGCGTGTACCGGATACCGAAACACAAGGACGGGTACATACCTCTGCGATTACTGTGGCTGTCATACCGGAAGTAGATGATGTAGAAGTGGACATCAAACCCAATGAAATAAAAATGGATGTATACCGTTCAAGCGGCTGTGGGGGTCAATCGGTCAATACCACTGATTCTGCCGTACGTTTGACGCACATTCCTACAGGCATTGTCGTCGCCATTCAGGATGAAAAGTCACAGCACAAGAACAGAGACAAAGCCATGAAGGTACTGAAGGCAAGAGTCTATGAGGCAGAGCTGCAAAAGCAGCTGGATGAAACGTCAAGCCAGAGAAAACTTCAAGTGGGTTCTGGAGATCGTTCAGAAAAGATCAGAACATACAATTACCCGCAAAACAGACTGACCGATCATCGCATCGGATTGACACTTTATGCCCTCGATGATGTGATGAACAACGGTAACTTAAAATTGGTCATCGATCCGCTTATCGCCCATGCGCAAACAGAAGCCATCCAGGAAGCAGGTCTTTGATCCATGTTGAAATTTGAACCACTCAAAAGCAATAGTGACCTCAAAGAGATTATTAAAGCTGCTTTTGATGCAGATCTTTCCGTTTCCGGTGCATGGGGATACACACAAGCACTTTCGACTGTCATTGAATCCTCAGAGGTTCCAGTAAAACAGCTAGAGCATATGCTTGCATCTATGCGTACTTATATAGAGATGAATATGACCCTTCCCAAAGAGGAACGTTACGGAAGTATCAATCTCAATGAAACGAAGAGAGTACAACAACACGTGGATGGACTGGTCTATGATAAGGTGACTTATGAGATCACTGCGATGAGAGAAGAGACCTATACGGCATTTATCAATGCATACAAAGAAGGTTTAGGCACAGAAGACTTTGATATCGCAGAACATTTTGAACAAAGAAAAAAAGCTACGATCACAAGAAAAGAAGAGTATTGGTTTGAAGTGCATCAAACACTTTGACCCGGATCCCCACTTTCAGACTCCACATTACTTTTAAACTCCACCACTCTATATTCACCACAGCAAAGACAATGAAAGGCAGAGAGAAAATCTCATTCTCTCTCACTCTTTTTTATCCCAGCAAAGAGAGTCAACAGATGTCAGTATTCCGGATAGTGTGTAATAATGGAGAGGTATAGAAAGAAGAGAGAAAAGTGTTGTCATCAAAACCTGAGAGAATACACTTCCCTGTGTAATAAAACTCATCCATACACTCTATCAGAGTCCATGGATAAATTCTTTACACTCTATGAATCTGACCGAAAAACGGTCAGAGGAGGTATTATTTAATACCTTTGATGTTTTTGTCTTCAGTAACAGTTTTACCGCTAAGATCTGTCCATGTGATCTCAATCTTGTCACCTTTTTTCAATCCTGAATCTCTGAAGGCAAATTTGAATTGCGGATTCTTAGACCAGAACTGGCTTGTAGATACATCAAATACTACTTTACCGTTTACATTTGCACTAATGTGAGTGATGAAGTTTGCTTCAACACCTTTTTTCTTTGCTTGATCATAAGTAAGCATGTCATGTTTTGCCATTACTTTTACTTCTACAACATCGCCTTTAAGCTTTGCTTTAATTTTCATATTAGCCATAATATTCCTTTATTTTCTATTTCTGTTATACTTAATTAGATTTTATTATCTAATCCAACGGCTTGAAGGGGGATTAACCTTCACATCCACCAAGAGCAACTTCCAGTGTAACCTTACCTGCATAGAACTTACCATCAGTACCTTCTACAATTGCAGTGATCGTTCCAGATTCTTTCATTTTGATCTTAGTCATAAAATCTACGATTCCACCCTCTTGTACATCCCATACACATACAGCTGCTTCAGGGTTTACATCTTGGAAAAGAGCTACAGTTTTAGCAGCGATATCTGACTCTACAGTGACTGGGATCGCTCCACCGTTACTTGCTACTTTTGGTGCTTTAACTTTTACACCGCTTTCTTCTGGTTTGATATCACCGTAAAGTGCTTTAACCGCGTCTGATACAGTGTGAGCAGTCCATACATCAGGCTTAGTAGCTCTGAAATCAATTGCAGATAAGCTTGCTGGCAATACAGCTGCTGCAGCTATACTTAAACTCATAAATTTTCTTCTATCCATTTTATTTCCTTTGTATAAAAAATTTAGATAAAAGGCTGGATGAACCAACCTGATATTTTATTTTACTATTCTATTGTGAAATAATTGTGATAACTCACAATTATTTACTTGCTCCGATCATATAATCGACTACTTCTTTTACTTTTTCATCTGAAAGGTCCATCGCACCACCTTTTGGAGGCATACCGCCTTTTCCATTGATTGCGTTGTGATACACTTGGTCCAGACCTTTTTTAAGTGCTGCATCCCATGCTGCTTTGTCACCTACTGCAGGTGCACCCATTGCATCTGTAGCATGACATACTGCACAACTTGCTTCATAGGTATCTTTACCTGGTGCTGCTGCACCTGTTTCTTTTACTTCAGGCAATGTTTTTTCTGAGCTTAACGGTGGGTTAAAGTCAGTAAGTTCAAATCCGATTCTCTGTACTTCAGGCTCACCCTCAAAACAGTCTTTCATACATCTTACACCGTTACCATAGTTCAATGGGTTGTTGTAATATTCACGTACATTGTCTTGACCTTCTGGTCCACTGATCTTAGGTTCAAAACCATCAACGTTTGGCATCACGATCTTTAGGAACTTCTCTCTGTCAAGTTCATACTCATCATCCACAAGCTCACCCTCGATCTTTATCTCATTGATGTAAAGGATATATGCTGATAGCGCATACACTTCATCTGTTGTCAAAGACATAGGTGCTTGGTGAGGCATACCTGTTTTGATGTACCACCATAATGTACTCGCATACGGCCAGTATGGACCAAACGCACGCTGAGGACCTTCAGAATCCGGCTTCACCCTTTGGTTCTTCATTGTTTTCTGCAATGCATATGCGTTACCCAATGTAAGTTTTGGGTAAAGCCCAGAACCTGCACCAAAGTCACCGTGACAAGATGCACATTTTGTTTCATACACTTCATCACCCTCTTCTACCGTACCTGAACCTTCAGGAAGGCCTGTACCGTCTGGCATTACATCGATATCCCAAGCTTTCTGCTCATTTGCAGTGGCTATTTTACCTTTGTTGAATGCTGCTGTGTGTGCTGCATCATTGACATAATACTCACCTCTTTTACCGTTGACACTCGGATATGTTACCCCACCGTCAACGACAAGTTTATTATTGAAACCATATGTTTTCTTAACACTGTCAGAAACCAAAGCGTTTGCAGGTCCAACAGCATCAATGACTCTTTTATCGAAACCTTCTGTGTTCATTGTAGTAGTTACGGGTGCTGCACTTTTTGTTTCCGTTGCAGACTTTGCTTCAGCTGTATCTTTTGTACCGTTAGATGCATTACAAGCTGTTCCTAAAAATACTACTGATGCAAGCAGTGTACTCGCAACAATTTTTTTATGATAAGATTTGTACATTTGTAACCTCTCCTTTTGCATCAATTTCCCATGTGTGGATACCGTTTCTATGGTAAACACCCTCGATTCCTACCGCAGCTCTTTCGTTTTTAACTGTTGGCTGAATGTGTCCTGCATCATCTGAAGCACGTGAACTAAGTAGCATTGGCTCACCTGTATATTCATGCATGATAGAGAATCTAGTCCAAGCTCTGTCAAGTACCAGACCTTTCAGAGATGCTTCTACCCAGTTTTTACCGCCATCGAATGATACATCAACAGTTGTGATCGTACCCATACCAGACCATGCAAGTCCCTCGATCTCTACCATATCACCTTTTTTAAGGTCTGTCCATGGCTTCTCAGGACATGGCGAAGTGATCACAGAGTTCACTTCATTTGCATAGAAGTGCTGTATCGCTTTACCTGTATATTTCAATGCCGTATATTTAGATGTCTCTTCTTTCGCAAAGAATGGCTCAGATGAGAACTCAAGTCTAGCTAACCATTTCACACATAGGTTTGCTTCCCAACCTGGAACAACGATTCTGATCGGGTAACCTTGCTCTGGACGTAATGCTTCACCATTTTGTCCCCAAACGATCATTGCATCATCAAGTACTTTGTCTATAGGGATTGTTCTACCCATGTGTGAACTGTCGTTACCTTCGGCAAGCATCCATTGTGCCTCTGGTTTAAGACCAAGATCTTTAAGAATATCTTTGATGTAAACACCGGTCCACTCAGCACAAGACATAAATCCTTTTGCAAATTGGATCGAGTTGAACTGAGGTCCTCTCCACTCTGGTCCACCGTTCGCTGGACACTCAAGGAAGTGAACTCTACTTACATTTGGATATCTTTTAAGTTGATCCATCGTTAAAACGATCGGCTTCTCAACTAGACCATGAATCATCAGTCTATGCTCGTTCGGATCAATTGTTGGTGTACCACCGTGATTTCTGTTAAAGAAAAGACCATTCGGTGTGATAATACCGCTCAGATCCTGAATAGGTGTTACCGCAATTGACGCTCTATAGTTACCAGAAGAAAGAATAGGTGTTGTTCTTCTTGTTACCATATGCTCATATGGTGATGGCTGACCATACAAATTCACATCTACACCATCGCCCCACTTGACTGCCCATGGTTTCTCTTCCATGATGTTTGGATCATCCTCAGGGTTTGCTTTAATATGCTCACTCGCATCTATTGTGACGGGTGCGACAACACTAGCTGCAGCTAATGCGCCCATAGAATAAGTTGCTGTTTTCTTAAAAAAGTTTCTTCTTGATGTTTGCTCTGACACTTCAGAAACAACTTCAAACTCTTCTTTAGTTATCTTATTCATTTGTCCTCCTTGATTAATTTTAAAATGACTAAGGATGTATCCCTTAATTTCGTCATATGCCATAGATTATATTCAAATAAAATAAAAGTTAGGGATTAAAATGATTAATCTCTCCTCAGAATCTATAGAATTATCTTCTCTCTGTAACGAAAATGCACCACAAACATAAAAAAACAATATAATTATCATAAATATTATATATAGGGTCAGCCAAACAGAGCTGAAAATATTCAATAAGAGGTCATTGAATCCATATCAGGCAAACCTGTTACCCTCCAGACCCCATACAGCTTAAGTGAAGTACTTCAATATATTCACGCGTATAATAGAGTTTTCCGTCCATTCCTTCAACTACGGCAAAAACGGTTCCTTTAAATTCCATTCTTATAGGAAGCTCATACTCGATCACATTCTCTTCATGGATATCAAAGACTGCGACCAGACTCTTGGGATTGGCATCCTGGAAAATGGCAAGAGTTTTTGCTTTGAGTGCTGAGCGTATAGTGACAGGGATGTTTTCCGGGTCTCTGACGATGCCTCGAGGGACGATAAGTTCTACAGCTGTACTCTTTTGGATCGTTGCAAATTTTTCTCTTCCATACAGTGCCAGTGCTGCATCATCGATAGAAGAGGCCTTCCATGCCAAAGGTTTACTCTTTCTGAAATCTACCGCCAGCACTTCTGCTGTATAAGGAAAAATGCAAAAACCCAGAACTAAAAAATGACGTCGATTCATACTTTTTCCAATACCCTCTGTATAGCGTTGCCACGTGACGCCACATCACCCACACACTTTGAATTCGCCTCTAATGCTTTCTTCAATCCATCCTCTTCCCTGCCATACTTCATGATAAAATAGATAGATTCCGCCAAAGTGTTCTCCAGGGGAGTAGAGACATCCGGCTCGACCGGATTAAAATAGGTATTATCCCAAAGTACCCCCATACTTAAGAGTGCCAAGGCATCGTTCCCTTCTTCTTGTGACAAATGGGACTGAGGGTGTATCGCCTCTTGGTATTTAGCCATCGCCTGGGATACTTTAGCCGTTATAAGACCGCCTATCGTCACGGCAGCCAACTCTATGGCATCTCTGTAGGGCATACCATTCTTTATATTCTCTTCAACCATCTTATAGAACTGTTCTATTCTCTCTTCACTGCTTGTGCTCACTAAAAATCCTATATATAAAATATGGATTAAAGATAATACAAAACAGCTTTAAGTTTTCTGACACAAGTGCTCAAGTCACCCTCTATAAAATCTTTATGGTACAATTCTAAAAAACCAAAGAGGAACACTTTTATGAAAAATGTAGGAAAAGTAACAACTCTTTTTATCTCTGTACAGGGCTCCTCTTCTCGTATGGAAAAAGAGGCATTCAACTTAGATCCAAAAGGTGTCATGGAAGATAAATATTATGACACCAATATCAACCGGTCTGTTCTGCTTACGTCAGAAGCGAGTTATGCTCTGGCCGGCAGCCACAACATCACATTTCCTTTTGGTTCACTGGGTGAAAACATCTTGATGGACTACAACCCATACCATCTTGTACCGGGAGATCAACTGCGTATCGGCGAAGTGCTTTTGGAAATAAGCCAGAACTGTACGATGTGCGATCATCTTTCACAGATAGACGAGAGTCTGCCTACACTGCTTAAAAATGACAGAGGTATTTTTGCTAAGGTGATTGAGGGTGGTATGATTAAGAAAGCAGATGAAATAACCCTCTTGAAGTAAGAGTGTCATTTCATAGAGTGTGTGAGGAATTTCTCCTCACTGGAATGTTTTACTATTTAGCTGTAAGCTCTTTAAGTATATCTTCCATTTTTTTCTGTGCCATAAGCAGAATATCGTGAGACGCTTTGTCTTCGATCCCCAATGATGCTATCCAGTTATACACTGAAGGGAATCCGATCTCCATGGTGTTTGTACCTCTTTTTTGATACATATACATTGAACAAGGTGCAAATGCTCCTGCTTCCGGATGTGTTTTAGCCACTGTATAGATCACTTCTAGGTAACAGATAGAGTAAACGTCATAAAAAGTATATCCCTCATAACCACTCTCTTCTATATCATAGTTAAGGTCATTAAATCCTGCATTGATAAACATAGCCGGGATCAATGCCTGTTCAAATGCAGCCTGGAACTCTTCTTTTTGCTCTTCCCAGTCTCCATCAGGATCCATAGCCAATTGTGCTGTTGAAACAAGTGGACCTTCCGGCTGCTTCATTTCATAAGTTACTGTTTCTTCTTTTGCATTTGGAAGTGCTGCTCTAAGTGTCTCTTGCACAAGCTTGCCATATGCAACCAGCTCTGCATCATCCGCAGGAACACCCATGATCTCTGCCATTGCCTCAGTACTCAAAGAAGAGATAGAGATCGTTTTTGTCCCTTTTTTTGTCCAGATAGACATACTCATTGGAGAGAAAAGCCCGATATTCGGATATTTTTTAGCCAATTTAACCACAAAGTCTTTTTTGAAGATCGTAAAGAGGTTATAGACATCAAACTCAAGCGTATCAAAGTTTTTCGTACCGTCTTTGATCTGTTTTTTCCATGGTGCAGTCATATCTCTGTTGTCATTGATGAAAAAACCAGCTTTTTCAAATGCCGCTGCGATTGTTTTAGGCGTGATCTTACCATCGCTGTTATCTGCCGTTAGAATGCTAACATTGTGTTTAGCTGTATTCGTGTCATTTGCAACAGTTCCCGTTACCAGTCCCATAGCAACAAGCATTGCAAGTAGCAATTTTGTGAAGTGTTTCATTGTAGTCCTTTTTGTGTGTGTTTTATACATGGCCATTATTATAACTGAACTTCATTTAATTTCAATTAATAACTTTATGTGTCATAAGATAAAGAAAAATAGTGGATTAAGTGTGTAAAGAGTTTTTTTTAATATGAGGATTAACAAAGGGGGAAAATCCCTTTGTTAAATGATCTTAGAATCTATATCTGATGTAGAATCTGAAGTCTTTTGCTGTTTCCACAGTCATCGGTGCATATGCAGCAGCCGTTGCTAATTGCATTGCCGTTGCAGGATCTGCAGTCATAAGACCACCTTGCTGAGCAGGAGTCATAGCATTCCATGCAGCAGCACCCGCTTTGATATCATCTATTTTCACTGGGGTACCTGTAGAGCTTCCGAAGAACCCGTTGCTTCCTGTGTACTCATAGTCCATTTGAACATATCTAAGCTGCATGCTAAGTGCCTCATTGATCTGGTATGTCCAGTTAGCTTCATAAGCATCACCACGTGTAGCAAGTTTAGAACCTGCCATAGTATCTTCAGCATAAGTGAATGATCTCCAGTACTTTGAACCGTGGTTATACTCAAGTCCAATTTTACCATAGTTATCATCACCAACAGTTACAGGAAGGTAAGCACCAAACCAGTAAGATGTACCTGTTTTGTCCTCTGCAGAACCTAACATTGTACTACCTGCATCTGGATCAGTTTGGCTATATGCGATTGAACCGAATACTTTTGCATCTGAGAAATAACCATCTTCAGTGATACCATCAACCATCGCAGAGAATGCACCACCTTGGATATCTCCCACTTGCTGCATAGCACCGAACATTGGGTTCAATAACATTCCCCCATCAGTAGTTTGAGTATTAGGAATGAAAGGTTGTGCCATTGGATCAATTAGATCAGGAAGATCGAATGCTTTAAACCAAAGTGCCTTTGTGATGATCTGGCCATTATTGAATGGTTCAAGGATAAATCCAGCAAGTTGGATATCTTCCAATCCATTCGCTTCAACATCAGCATTTGGTGTAGCAGAACCGATCAATGGCACTGCATTTGTAGAACCATTCCCGGCACATAGTTTGATCGACATTCCAGGAACACCTGTCACTTTTGAAAGATCAAGCTTAGAGCTCAAACCGTCATATTCAACGTTAATGATGTGACCTAGTGGAGATGCAGCTGCATCATCTTGACTTAAATTAGCAAGGAACCCGTTTGTTGACGGTCTTCTACCGATAGAGAATGTCCAAGGCATATCCATTCCAAACGCATTTTCACCAAGGTACAACCAGTATGCTTGTCTAACTCTAACGGTAGTATCTCTTAATGCTTCGTTTGTTGTCCAGTCAAATGCATCAAACGGACGGAGCATAGGGTTGTCAAAACTCGCACCCATCGCTTTATTCGTTGAAAGTTGCCCTTTAAATACATTGTTAGCATCTGGTGCATACGCCATATTTAACCAAAGTCTGTAGCTGTAAAGGTTATCTTTTCCTTGTGTAGACCCATCAGCCATATCATAATTGATGTTATCATATGATGTTCTCATGTCAACACCCCATTTGATGTTATCTCCTGCATCGTGTGCTTTCACTTCATTGATCTTTTTATTTAGCTTGCTATCTTTTTTCTTAAGTTTTGCAATTTCAGCCTCAAGG is part of the Sulfurovum sp. TSL1 genome and harbors:
- a CDS encoding DUF302 domain-containing protein, which codes for MKHFTKLLLAMLVAMGLVTGTVANDTNTAKHNVSILTADNSDGKITPKTIAAAFEKAGFFINDNRDMTAPWKKQIKDGTKNFDTLEFDVYNLFTIFKKDFVVKLAKKYPNIGLFSPMSMSIWTKKGTKTISISSLSTEAMAEIMGVPADDAELVAYGKLVQETLRAALPNAKEETVTYEMKQPEGPLVSTAQLAMDPDGDWEEQKEEFQAAFEQALIPAMFINAGFNDLNYDIEESGYEGYTFYDVYSICYLEVIYTVAKTHPEAGAFAPCSMYMYQKRGTNTMEIGFPSVYNWIASLGIEDKASHDILLMAQKKMEDILKELTAK
- a CDS encoding DUF3373 family protein, translated to MKKILTASLVATLALTSVNATSIADLEAEIAKLKKKDSKLNKKINEVKAHDAGDNIKWGVDMRTSYDNINYDMADGSTQGKDNLYSYRLWLNMAYAPDANNVFKGQLSTNKAMGASFDNPMLRPFDAFDWTTNEALRDTTVRVRQAYWLYLGENAFGMDMPWTFSIGRRPSTNGFLANLSQDDAAASPLGHIINVEYDGLSSKLDLSKVTGVPGMSIKLCAGNGSTNAVPLIGSATPNADVEANGLEDIQLAGFILEPFNNGQIITKALWFKAFDLPDLIDPMAQPFIPNTQTTDGGMLLNPMFGAMQQVGDIQGGAFSAMVDGITEDGYFSDAKVFGSIAYSQTDPDAGSTMLGSAEDKTGTSYWFGAYLPVTVGDDNYGKIGLEYNHGSKYWRSFTYAEDTMAGSKLATRGDAYEANWTYQINEALSMQLRYVQMDYEYTGSNGFFGSSTGTPVKIDDIKAGAAAWNAMTPAQQGGLMTADPATAMQLATAAAYAPMTVETAKDFRFYIRYRF